ATTGATGTGGAAAACTTAATTGTTATCTATGATGATTTAGATTTAGAAACAGGTAAATTGCGCCTTCGTCAAAAAGGTAGTGCGGGTGGACATAACGGAATTAAGTCATTGATTCATCATTTAGGCACACAAGAGTTTAATCGTATTCGTGTTGGGGTGAGTCGCCCACCTGCTGGTATGAAGGTCGCAGATTATGTGTTGTCAAAATTTTCGAAAGAAGACCAAGGTGCCATTCAGAACGCTATTGAGAAGTGTGTAAATGCTGTTGAAGCATCTCTTACAAAGCCATTTCTTGA
This genomic stretch from Lysinibacillus pakistanensis harbors:
- the pth gene encoding aminoacyl-tRNA hydrolase, with translation MKIIVGLGNPGKPYEHTRHNIGFDIIDAIAEKWGASLTNSKFNGMYATVHRPEGKVLLVKPLTYMNLSGECVGPLMNYFNIDVENLIVIYDDLDLETGKLRLRQKGSAGGHNGIKSLIHHLGTQEFNRIRVGVSRPPAGMKVADYVLSKFSKEDQGAIQNAIEKCVNAVEASLTKPFLDVMNHFNG